The Oscillatoria sp. FACHB-1407 genome includes a region encoding these proteins:
- a CDS encoding pentapeptide repeat-containing protein produces the protein MHVFRHLFGLTRFGLTRFRPILFGLAIALLVLVAPLATPSPAYAASSAAIRAYDDVEATVKDFSGQSLIRAEFSDAKLKGANFSNADLRGAVFNGAVLTDANFHAVDFSDGIAYITDLANADLTDAVLTSAMMLKSNFRGANVTGADFTDAVLDRDQIVALCKSASGVNPVTGADTRESLGCR, from the coding sequence ATGCATGTATTTCGGCACCTGTTCGGGCTAACAAGGTTTGGGCTAACACGATTTAGACCGATCCTGTTTGGACTGGCGATCGCCCTCTTAGTCCTGGTGGCTCCTCTGGCTACTCCATCTCCGGCTTATGCAGCAAGTTCCGCTGCTATTCGTGCTTACGACGATGTTGAGGCAACCGTCAAAGATTTTTCTGGACAAAGCTTGATTCGGGCTGAATTTAGCGATGCCAAACTCAAAGGGGCGAATTTCAGTAACGCTGATTTGCGCGGTGCTGTCTTTAATGGAGCGGTTCTAACGGATGCTAACTTCCACGCGGTAGACTTCAGCGACGGCATTGCTTATATTACCGACCTGGCAAATGCTGATTTAACCGATGCGGTGTTAACGTCAGCCATGATGCTTAAATCCAATTTTCGAGGGGCTAATGTAACGGGCGCAGACTTTACCGATGCTGTGCTCGATCGCGACCAGATCGTTGCGTTGTGTAAGTCTGCTAGCGGTGTAAATCCTGTCACCGGAGCCGATACTCGCGAGTCCTTAGGATGCCGATAA